CGTAGAGTCGCTGCAGGAGCTTGGCGAAGGTGCTCTTGCCGGATCCCGATTCGCCGACCAGGGCGAGTTTTTCCCCTGGACGGATCTCGACCGCAAGGCTCTGAAAAACCGCCCTCGGCTGGTTGCCATAGCCGAACGACACGTTTTCGAAGCGAATGCTGCCCGTGCCCGGACGAAAGCCCGCAGCACCGGGAACGTCGTCGACCTGCGGTTCGGTCGCGAAGATGGCGACCAGATCATCCAGTTCATTGATCGCCCGCTGCGCGTTGCGCACCTGCCAGCCGATGTTGCGCAGGTAGCTGTGAACCACCAGGTAGGTGGCGATCACGTACACCGCTCCTTCGATCCTCGCTTCGCCACTGCCCGGGCGCAGCAGCACCAGACCCAGAAGCCCCCCCAGCAAGAGCAGGAGCATGAGCGATTGCGCGGCTCCGGCATCCATACTGCGCAACCAGGCGCGTCGTGACTCCAGTCGCCAGGTCTGGCTCGTCTGGTCGAAACGCTCGTCCTCGCGCTCTTCAGCGCCGAAGGACTTGACGACGGAATTACAAGTGATGGCGTCTGCGAGAGCGCCACCTACCTGGGTGTCAGCGTCGTTCGAGAGCTGGTTGGCCGGCGCCACGTACTTGAGCGAGAGCGCGATGCTGATCGCGACGAAGATGACGACGGCGGTGCCGAAGTACAGCCCGAGTGCCGGATCCTTGATGAGCATCGCCACGGCAAAGCCGACCATGAGTCCCAGCGCGGGGCCGAGATCGATGACCAGAGTGTCGGCCAGCGAATCATAAGCCCACATCCCTCGCGTAATCTTTCGCTGCGTGGAACCGGAAAAGTGGTTCGAGTGCCACGCGAGGCTGAAGCGCTGGACCTGGCGAAAGCCGTCGCTCACCAGCTTCTGCATGACCTGGGAAGCCAGGTACATCCAATTGCGCAAGTACAACTGCTTGACGAGGAAGACGGTCGCGAAGACGAGCACCAGAATCCCCGCGGTTCGCCAGGCAGCCTCGGGACTCCCGCTGCCGGAGAGGTGCTTTTCCGTGGCGACGACCAGTTCAGCGGAAACCCGCGGAATCTGGACCTCGAGAAGTACGCCCAGCGAGGTGCCGGCCAGCATCCCAGCCGAGCGCAATGGAACACTCCGCCAGTAACCCCACACGAAGGAGAGCACTTCGAGAACCGATGTGCGCTCCTCTGCGGATGGACGGATGCTCTCGCCGGACTCGCTCATTCTGGCTAGGGGCGTGGCTCGCAGATGAACACGGGGATGTCCCGATCGGTGCGGGCCTGATAGGTCGCATATTCCGGGTAGTGCTCGCAGCAGATAGGCCAGACCTCGGCCTTTTCGTCGGGAGTCGCACGACGTGCACGCAGAGCCAGTGTTTCGCCCTTCACGTGGACGTCGATATCCGGATTCTTGACCAGGTTGTAAAACCAGGTCGGGTGTTTCGGAGCGCCGCCTAGCGATGCCACCAGGATCACGCCTCGGTTGAACGGCACGTACATCAGGGGTACGTCGCGTCGTTTACCCGATTTGGCGCCAATCATCGACGCGACACAGATATCGCGACCGCCAAACGTACCCATGCTCGCGCCTTTTGATTTGATGTAGCGGCGCGCATTGAAACGCGAGAATGGATTCATGATCCACTTCATCACCTTCAACTGGCCTTCGCTGATCGGCTTGGATTTGGAACTGGGTTTGGTCATGCCAGGGCTCCTTCAGGGGAAAGGATTCGGACCTGTAGTGTACGTCTTCGGGCAAGCCCGTCGACGCTAGTGCGACCAGGCTCCTGAATATCAGCTAGGGAAGCTCAGATCAGGACTCAGATCAGGAGGTGGGGCATTTCTCGTTGCAGGCCCGGTTTGAGCTCAACCAGTGCGTCGTCCAGTGCGTCGATTGCGCGATCCACGTCGCTCTCGTTCATGGCCGCAGACGTGCAGTACATGAGCCGGCTGGCACTCGCGATTCCGCGTTGCAGCATCAGCAGGTGCAGCAGTCCGTTCACGAAACGGGACGAGACCATGCCCGCGATGCTGTCGCGCGGGTTGTCGAGGGAGGAATCGGTCAGATGCACGTTCGACAGCGAGCCGATTCCCGAGGTCCGCCCGCGTACGCCCTGGCGCGCGAATGCCCCGTCGAAACCTTCGCGCAGGCGGACACCGAGTGCATCGATTCGCCTCGTCAACTCATCATCGACCTGCGGCAAGGTCGCTGCGCCGGCCGCCATCGAAAGCGGGTTTCCGCTGAAGGTGCTCGCGTGCATCACCGGTTGCCTTTCGTCGGGATGGAACACGCGCATCAACTCTTCCGATCCACCGAAGGCGCCGATGGGCAGGCCGCCGCCGATGATCTTGCCCATGGCCGTCAGGTCCGGGATGACGCCCTGAAGCGCTTGCGCGCCACCGGGTGCGAGGCGCAGGCTGATCACTTCGTCGAAAATGAGCAGCACGTCGTTGTCGCGGGTCGTCTCTCTGAGGGTTTGCAGGAACTCGCGTGTGGCCGGGATCATGCCCATGCTTCCAAGCACCGGTTCGACGATCACCGCCGCGAGTTCGTGCGCGTGACGCTCGATCAAGGCTCGCGCCCGCTCCGGCTCGTTGTACGGGCAGATTACGACATCCCCCAGAACACTCTCGGAGTGACTCCGATCGATCGGCACCGGTTGCGGGGCATCGAGAGGCCCCGCAAGACCGGGAAGCGGCGCCAGGCTGACCTCTGCCAGTTCGTAACTACCGTGGTAGCCGCCTTCCATCTTCATGATCTTGCCGCGTCCGCTGAAGGCGCGCGCGCAACGCAAGGTCATCAAGGTGGCTTCGGTGCCGGAACTCGTGAAGCGGAGTTGCTCAACCGAGGGAACCCGTTCGCGAATCAGGCGGGCCAGATCCACCTGGCTCCGCGTGGGTGCCGCATACGCAGAGCCACGCGCCATCTGTTCGCTGACGGCATCGACGATCTTTGGATTGGCATGCCCGAGAATCAAGGAGGTGTAGTTGTTCATGAAGTCGATCAACTCGTGACCGTCGGCGTCGAACAAGCGGCTGCCTTCCGCTCGTTCGATGAACAGGGGATAGGGCGCGTAGTGCGCACTCATACGCGTATCGCCGCCCGGGAAGCAGCGCCGTGCTTCCTCGATCAGTTGCGCCGAGTTCGGCGACCAGTGCGTATAGCTCTCGTGGATCGCAGTCTTCAGGTCGGGCATGTGTCGTGAATCCTCGGAGATCAGCGGGCCGGGTCGAGCAGGCTCTTGAATCCGTAACGCGGATGGGGTCCGAGGTGAATCTGCTCCAGAACGCCAATCCCCTTTTGATCGCCGCTCGTCGCCATGACGACTTGTTGGATGTGCTGGTTCTCGAGCGCGTTCTCATCCAGATCAGCGCACTTCCACTTCTCGCCCCCGATGACCAGTTCGCCTTTCCAGCGGCCGTGGCCCCACTCGGGATGCAGATAGCCGATGCCCTTCATGCGGAAGCAAAGGACCGGATCGAGCCGGATGTCTTCGCGCTTGCCGTCGGCCTTGAGCAGTGTGATCTCCGCCGCACTTGCCCTTCGCGTACCGGAAACGAAGCTCAGATGATGCTCGCCGCCCGCGAGGAACTCGGTCGCGGGATCCTCCGTGCCGGGGATGTCGTCGGG
The sequence above is a segment of the bacterium genome. Coding sequences within it:
- a CDS encoding ABC transporter ATP-binding protein, yielding MSESGESIRPSAEERTSVLEVLSFVWGYWRSVPLRSAGMLAGTSLGVLLEVQIPRVSAELVVATEKHLSGSGSPEAAWRTAGILVLVFATVFLVKQLYLRNWMYLASQVMQKLVSDGFRQVQRFSLAWHSNHFSGSTQRKITRGMWAYDSLADTLVIDLGPALGLMVGFAVAMLIKDPALGLYFGTAVVIFVAISIALSLKYVAPANQLSNDADTQVGGALADAITCNSVVKSFGAEEREDERFDQTSQTWRLESRRAWLRSMDAGAAQSLMLLLLLGGLLGLVLLRPGSGEARIEGAVYVIATYLVVHSYLRNIGWQVRNAQRAINELDDLVAIFATEPQVDDVPGAAGFRPGTGSIRFENVSFGYGNQPRAVFQSLAVEIRPGEKLALVGESGSGKSTFAKLLQRLYDVDGGRVIVDDQDVSQVTQESLRRAISVVPQEPILFHRSLADNIGYARAQASRTQVIEAARRAHAHEFIVGLESGYDTLVGERGVKLSGGERQRVAIARAILADAPILVLDEATSSLDSITEQLIQDALTALMEKRTAVVIAHRLSTIRQVDRILVFDRGWIVEEGSHEELVRRPGGHYRRLVEMQTFGIASEPPEAETGASVAAT
- a CDS encoding nitroreductase family deazaflavin-dependent oxidoreductase, which codes for MTKPSSKSKPISEGQLKVMKWIMNPFSRFNARRYIKSKGASMGTFGGRDICVASMIGAKSGKRRDVPLMYVPFNRGVILVASLGGAPKHPTWFYNLVKNPDIDVHVKGETLALRARRATPDEKAEVWPICCEHYPEYATYQARTDRDIPVFICEPRP
- a CDS encoding aspartate aminotransferase family protein — encoded protein: MPDLKTAIHESYTHWSPNSAQLIEEARRCFPGGDTRMSAHYAPYPLFIERAEGSRLFDADGHELIDFMNNYTSLILGHANPKIVDAVSEQMARGSAYAAPTRSQVDLARLIRERVPSVEQLRFTSSGTEATLMTLRCARAFSGRGKIMKMEGGYHGSYELAEVSLAPLPGLAGPLDAPQPVPIDRSHSESVLGDVVICPYNEPERARALIERHAHELAAVIVEPVLGSMGMIPATREFLQTLRETTRDNDVLLIFDEVISLRLAPGGAQALQGVIPDLTAMGKIIGGGLPIGAFGGSEELMRVFHPDERQPVMHASTFSGNPLSMAAGAATLPQVDDELTRRIDALGVRLREGFDGAFARQGVRGRTSGIGSLSNVHLTDSSLDNPRDSIAGMVSSRFVNGLLHLLMLQRGIASASRLMYCTSAAMNESDVDRAIDALDDALVELKPGLQREMPHLLI